One genomic segment of Bradyrhizobium prioriisuperbiae includes these proteins:
- a CDS encoding fatty-acid--CoA ligase, translating to MLGLMQNWPLLTHRIIDHAARIHGKQEVVTRSVEGPIHRTNYAEIRTRALKVAQKLDREGIKLGDRVATIAWNTWRHLECWYGIMGIGAVCHTVNPRLFPDQIAWIINHAQDRIVITDLTFMPILEKIAGSLPSVERYIVLTDKAHMPQTTLKNAVAYEDWIADADGTFKWKEFDENTAAAMCYTSGTTGDPKGVLYSHRSNVMHALMANTGDSLGACAADTMLPVVPLFHANSWGIAFSAPSMGTKLVMPGAKMDGASIYELMDTEKVTYTAGVPTVWLMLLNHMASNKLTLPNLKMVVCGGSAMPRSMIKAFVDMGIQARHAWGMTEMSPIGTLAALKPPFDKLEGDAKLDILQTQGYPPFGVQMKITDDEGKELPWDGKTFGRLKVSGPSVSRAYFRVDTNILDDDGFFDTGDVATIDADGYMRITDRSKDVIKSGGEWISSIDLENLAVGHPKVAEAAVIGVVHPKWDERPLLIVQLKEGQSATREEILAYMDGKIAKWWMPDDVAFVTAIPHTATGKILKTALRDQFKDYSLPTAAA from the coding sequence ATGCTCGGTTTGATGCAAAATTGGCCACTGCTGACCCATCGGATTATCGATCACGCAGCTCGGATCCACGGCAAGCAGGAGGTGGTGACCCGCTCGGTCGAGGGACCCATACATCGGACCAATTACGCCGAAATCCGGACCCGTGCGCTGAAAGTTGCGCAAAAACTCGATCGCGAAGGCATCAAGCTCGGCGACCGTGTCGCCACCATCGCCTGGAACACCTGGCGTCATCTGGAATGCTGGTACGGCATCATGGGCATCGGCGCGGTCTGCCACACCGTGAACCCGCGGCTGTTCCCGGACCAGATCGCCTGGATCATCAATCACGCGCAGGATCGCATCGTCATCACCGACCTCACCTTCATGCCGATCCTGGAGAAGATCGCAGGCTCGCTTCCGAGCGTTGAGCGCTACATCGTGCTCACCGACAAGGCGCACATGCCGCAGACCACATTGAAGAACGCGGTCGCCTATGAGGACTGGATTGCGGATGCCGACGGGACCTTCAAGTGGAAGGAGTTCGACGAGAACACCGCGGCCGCCATGTGCTACACCTCCGGCACCACGGGCGATCCGAAGGGCGTGCTGTATTCGCACCGCTCCAATGTGATGCACGCGCTGATGGCCAACACCGGCGACTCGCTGGGCGCTTGCGCCGCGGACACCATGCTGCCGGTGGTGCCGCTGTTCCACGCCAACAGCTGGGGCATCGCCTTCTCCGCACCCTCGATGGGCACCAAGCTGGTGATGCCCGGCGCCAAGATGGACGGCGCATCGATCTATGAGCTGATGGACACCGAGAAGGTGACGTACACCGCCGGCGTGCCGACGGTGTGGCTGATGCTGCTCAATCACATGGCCAGCAACAAGCTGACCCTGCCGAACCTGAAGATGGTGGTGTGCGGCGGCTCGGCGATGCCGCGCTCGATGATCAAGGCGTTTGTCGACATGGGCATCCAGGCGCGCCACGCCTGGGGCATGACCGAGATGAGCCCGATCGGTACCCTCGCCGCACTCAAGCCGCCGTTCGACAAACTCGAAGGCGACGCCAAACTCGACATCCTGCAGACGCAAGGCTACCCGCCGTTCGGCGTGCAGATGAAGATCACCGACGACGAGGGCAAGGAACTGCCGTGGGACGGCAAGACCTTCGGGCGGCTCAAGGTGAGCGGGCCTTCGGTGTCCCGGGCGTATTTCCGCGTCGACACCAACATCCTGGACGACGACGGCTTCTTCGACACCGGCGACGTCGCCACCATCGATGCCGACGGCTACATGCGCATCACCGATCGCTCCAAGGACGTGATCAAGTCAGGCGGCGAGTGGATCTCGTCCATTGATCTGGAGAATTTGGCGGTCGGCCACCCCAAGGTGGCGGAAGCCGCCGTCATCGGCGTGGTGCATCCGAAGTGGGACGAGCGGCCGCTTTTGATCGTGCAACTCAAGGAGGGCCAGAGCGCCACGCGCGAGGAGATTTTGGCCTACATGGACGGCAAGATCGCCAAGTGGTGGATGCCGGACGACGTGGCGTTCGTCACCGCGATCCCCCACACCGCCACGGGCAAGATCTTGAAGACGGCGCTGCGGGACCAGTTCAAGGATTATTCGCTGCCGACTGCCGCGGCGTGA